Proteins encoded by one window of Cyclobacteriaceae bacterium:
- a CDS encoding FG-GAP-like repeat-containing protein, whose amino-acid sequence MARVVISILLLLFHTDCERFAGQQKNTLFESVSPEISGVTFKNVLTFDHQFNIYTYRNFYNGGGVALGDVNNDGLLDIYFTSNQGSNKLYLNKGDFQFEDITEQAGMAGNKAWSTGVSMVDVNGDGWLDIYVCNSGDVEGDDKENELFINNGDLTFTDRAKEWGVDDRGYTTHAVFFDYDRDGDLDLYILNNSYQAIGSFNLQKNERPKRDSLGGDKLLMNENGKFIDVSEEAGIFGSIIGFGLGVTVGDINKDGWPDIYVSNDFFERDYLYINNTDGTFKECLTEEINSVSAASMGADLADINNDGWSDIFVTDMLPFDYGRLKTVTTFDNWDRYQYGVKNGYHHQFTRNTLQVNNGNNTFSELGRLAGVEATDWSWGALIFDMDNDGLKDIFVANGIYQDLTNQDYLQYISNEEVIRSIVSENGVDYQKLVELIPSNPISNFAFQNNGNIQFTNITKSWGLDSPGFSNGSAYGDLDNDGDLDLVINNVNETASLFRNHAKEILPNNRSLQFELVGDSLNRAAFGASIIVSHKEHLFYIEQMPNRGFQSSVDPRPVIGLGAIDTVERIVVQWPYGTITELFEVPTDQLLTLNIRESKIDTSSKAVSYNDPLFKSATIPGLELKHTENDFVDFDRDKLLFHMLSNEGPRVSKGDINGDGLVDLFIGGARDIPGKIFIQVNNGVFKEIEQRVFVEDRLSEDQGNVLFDADADGDLDLYVCSGGNEFSTSSSALSDRLYFNDGKGNFSRSSQLLPTKQFESSSVVKVTDFNGDGHLDLFVGIRCTPFKYGVPVSGYLLQNNGLGFFEEVTERIAPDLKNIGMITDATWADVDLDGDDDLVLVGEYMPMSIFLNESGKFINRTESFGLSDYSGWWNRVAAADLNGDGYVDFVVGNHGLNSRFKASPSKPITMYVNDFDKNGTMEQIICMYYEDKDYPIVLRHDLTSQIPSLKKKYLKYENFKDQKIESIFDAPTLAESIVLRVNLLQSGVFMNDGSGKFIWRSLPIEAQYSPVYAIHVSDFDKDGFPDLLLGGNLHRAKPEVGRYDASYGLYLRGDGKGGFTAIKSEQSGVKFDGEARDFVDIDIGGNAYLLVIRNNEPSLLYRIDGNE is encoded by the coding sequence TTGGCTCGTGTAGTTATTAGTATTCTTCTGCTTCTTTTTCATACTGACTGTGAAAGATTTGCAGGTCAACAAAAAAATACTCTATTCGAATCTGTATCACCAGAAATTTCGGGAGTTACATTTAAAAATGTATTAACCTTTGATCATCAGTTTAATATCTACACATATCGGAATTTTTACAATGGAGGAGGTGTGGCATTGGGAGATGTTAACAACGATGGTTTGCTTGATATTTATTTTACTTCTAATCAGGGCTCAAATAAGCTTTATCTGAATAAGGGTGATTTTCAATTTGAAGATATTACCGAACAAGCAGGCATGGCGGGAAATAAGGCGTGGTCGACTGGTGTCAGTATGGTTGATGTTAATGGTGATGGCTGGCTTGATATATACGTGTGCAATTCCGGAGATGTTGAAGGCGATGATAAAGAAAATGAATTGTTTATTAATAACGGTGACTTGACCTTTACCGATCGTGCAAAGGAATGGGGCGTTGATGATAGGGGGTATACAACCCATGCCGTATTTTTTGACTACGATCGGGATGGCGATCTGGATTTGTATATACTGAATAACTCCTATCAAGCTATTGGAAGTTTCAACCTTCAAAAGAATGAACGGCCGAAACGTGATTCGTTGGGAGGCGACAAGCTTTTGATGAATGAAAATGGGAAGTTTATTGACGTTAGCGAGGAAGCAGGAATATTCGGTAGTATAATTGGTTTTGGCTTAGGAGTAACAGTTGGTGACATAAATAAGGATGGATGGCCCGATATATATGTCTCCAATGATTTTTTTGAACGGGACTATCTCTATATCAACAATACGGATGGTACTTTCAAAGAATGCTTGACTGAGGAAATCAATTCAGTTAGCGCAGCTTCAATGGGCGCTGATCTGGCAGATATAAATAATGATGGTTGGTCAGATATTTTTGTAACAGATATGTTGCCTTTTGATTATGGGAGATTAAAAACTGTGACCACATTTGATAACTGGGACCGATATCAATATGGTGTAAAAAATGGCTACCATCACCAGTTTACACGAAATACGCTGCAGGTAAATAATGGCAATAATACATTTAGCGAGTTGGGGAGATTGGCTGGTGTGGAAGCAACTGATTGGAGTTGGGGAGCGCTGATTTTTGATATGGACAACGATGGACTCAAAGATATTTTTGTTGCTAATGGAATATATCAGGATCTAACGAATCAAGATTACCTGCAATACATTTCAAATGAAGAGGTTATTCGTTCAATTGTAAGTGAAAATGGAGTGGATTATCAAAAGTTAGTGGAACTTATCCCTTCAAACCCCATTTCTAATTTTGCTTTTCAAAATAATGGTAATATTCAGTTTACGAATATTACCAAATCTTGGGGGCTGGATAGTCCAGGATTTTCAAATGGATCGGCTTATGGTGATCTTGACAATGATGGTGACTTGGATCTGGTTATAAATAATGTTAATGAAACAGCCTCATTATTTCGTAACCATGCAAAGGAGATTCTCCCTAATAACCGCAGTCTTCAATTTGAATTGGTAGGTGACTCATTAAACCGAGCTGCTTTCGGAGCTTCAATTATTGTAAGCCACAAAGAGCATTTGTTTTACATTGAACAAATGCCTAATAGAGGCTTCCAATCTTCTGTAGATCCTCGTCCTGTTATAGGCTTAGGTGCCATTGATACAGTTGAACGTATTGTGGTACAGTGGCCTTACGGTACAATAACAGAATTATTTGAAGTGCCAACGGATCAGCTTCTGACATTAAATATTCGTGAAAGTAAGATAGATACATCTTCTAAAGCCGTAAGCTATAATGATCCGTTGTTCAAGTCTGCCACTATTCCGGGATTGGAGCTTAAACATACTGAGAATGATTTTGTGGATTTTGATCGCGATAAGTTGTTGTTTCATATGTTAAGTAATGAAGGGCCACGCGTGTCGAAGGGAGATATTAATGGAGATGGTCTTGTTGATTTGTTTATAGGTGGGGCCAGGGATATTCCTGGTAAGATTTTTATTCAAGTGAATAATGGAGTATTTAAGGAAATAGAACAGCGTGTCTTTGTAGAAGATAGGTTATCGGAAGATCAAGGTAATGTACTCTTTGATGCTGATGCAGATGGGGACTTGGATTTATACGTTTGCAGTGGTGGGAATGAATTTTCTACGAGTTCATCAGCTTTATCTGATCGTCTTTATTTTAATGACGGTAAAGGTAACTTTAGCCGATCTAGTCAGCTACTGCCGACAAAGCAATTTGAAAGTTCGTCAGTTGTAAAGGTAACGGATTTTAATGGAGATGGTCATTTAGATCTATTTGTGGGTATTCGATGCACGCCATTTAAATATGGAGTTCCGGTAAGTGGCTATTTGCTTCAAAATAATGGCTTGGGCTTTTTTGAGGAAGTTACCGAGCGAATAGCTCCAGATTTGAAAAATATTGGAATGATAACAGATGCAACATGGGCTGATGTTGATCTTGATGGAGATGATGATCTTGTTTTGGTTGGGGAGTATATGCCGATGTCAATATTTTTAAATGAATCGGGTAAATTCATTAATAGAACAGAGTCATTTGGACTCTCAGATTATTCAGGCTGGTGGAACAGAGTAGCTGCTGCCGATCTTAACGGAGATGGGTATGTTGATTTTGTTGTTGGAAATCATGGGTTGAATTCCAGGTTCAAAGCATCTCCATCTAAACCCATCACCATGTATGTTAATGATTTTGATAAGAATGGTACAATGGAGCAAATAATCTGTATGTATTATGAAGATAAGGATTACCCAATCGTTTTACGTCACGACCTAACAAGTCAAATCCCTTCTCTAAAAAAGAAATATTTAAAATATGAGAACTTCAAAGATCAGAAAATCGAAAGCATATTTGATGCTCCAACACTTGCTGAATCGATTGTACTTCGAGTGAATTTATTACAATCAGGTGTTTTTATGAATGATGGAAGTGGTAAATTTATTTGGAGAAGTCTACCAATTGAGGCGCAGTATTCTCCGGTATATGCAATACATGTTTCTGACTTCGATAAAGACGGATTCCCAGATCTTTTACTGGGTGGTAATCTGCACCGGGCAAAGCCAGAAGTGGGTCGATACGATGCTAGCTATGGACTTTATCTGAGAGGTGACGGCAAAGGTGGATTCACTGCTATAAAAAGTGAGCAGTCAGGGGTTAAGTTTGATGGAGAGGCACGTGATTTCGTAGACATTGATATAGGTGGTAACGCTTATCTATTGGTCATTAGAAACAACGAACCTTCATTGTTATATCGCATTGATGGGAATGAGTAA